From Leptospira dzoumogneensis, one genomic window encodes:
- a CDS encoding TetR/AcrR family transcriptional regulator, translating to MSTKEKGVKDRILETAVRLFQTQGYANTGINQIIQESQTAKASFYDYYPSKDLLGKAYIEFYGKEQLVLLEKLQSRSENARDFIQAWTHILRRQTRNSEFAGCPMANTAAQIASTSPSISEEVKKLALRTVEFLSIYLKERQKKGQIPKNADTQSLARKIFASYEGVLQIWKLTGKISALDDLPEMVDAIIKSSGKK from the coding sequence ATGTCAACCAAAGAAAAAGGGGTAAAAGACAGGATTTTGGAAACGGCAGTCAGGCTTTTCCAGACCCAAGGTTATGCGAATACAGGGATCAACCAGATCATCCAAGAATCCCAGACGGCAAAGGCAAGCTTTTACGATTATTACCCTTCCAAGGACCTATTAGGAAAGGCATATATAGAATTTTATGGGAAAGAACAACTAGTCTTATTAGAAAAGCTGCAATCCAGATCGGAGAATGCCAGAGACTTTATACAAGCTTGGACACATATCCTGAGAAGACAGACCAGAAATAGTGAATTTGCAGGCTGCCCAATGGCAAATACCGCGGCACAAATCGCATCCACCTCTCCTTCTATCTCGGAAGAAGTCAAAAAATTGGCCCTGAGGACCGTGGAATTTCTCTCTATCTATTTAAAAGAAAGGCAGAAGAAGGGGCAAATCCCCAAAAACGCGGATACCCAATCCTTGGCTCGAAAAATTTTCGCTAGTTACGAAGGTGTATTACAGATCTGGAAACTAACAGGGAAAATTTCCGCGTTAGACGATTTACCTGAAATGGTGGATGCGATTATTAAAAGTTCGGGGAAGAAGTGA
- a CDS encoding nitroreductase has product MSSLSPETESIDISGIASSVEEAVFTRHSIRDYLSKPVEDSVLKELFSKSLRAPSWKNSQPWKVHVVSGAKRDRMAELLQERAKQSETPAPDTIWPTGFPADAKRRMFDLGMKIYGAAGIERKDKEARDKFMLRNFEFFGAPTAVFITTEFELNFYIALDIGCFLNTVMLLARSYGLGTVPQAALSAFPEVVRKELGLAGSEKIVCGLSLGYPKPDSTLNKFHTPREEVSDLVKFYA; this is encoded by the coding sequence GTGTCTTCTTTATCCCCAGAAACCGAATCAATTGATATATCAGGGATCGCTTCCAGCGTAGAAGAAGCGGTCTTTACCCGTCACAGTATCAGGGACTATCTTTCTAAACCTGTGGAAGATTCCGTATTAAAGGAATTATTTTCCAAATCTCTTCGGGCCCCCAGTTGGAAAAACAGCCAACCTTGGAAGGTCCATGTGGTGAGCGGCGCTAAGAGGGATAGAATGGCGGAACTATTACAAGAAAGGGCAAAACAATCCGAAACTCCCGCGCCGGATACGATTTGGCCTACTGGTTTTCCGGCGGATGCGAAGCGTAGAATGTTCGATCTTGGAATGAAAATTTACGGTGCTGCAGGGATCGAAAGAAAGGATAAGGAAGCCAGAGATAAGTTTATGCTCCGAAACTTCGAGTTTTTTGGAGCCCCTACTGCGGTGTTCATAACGACCGAATTCGAGCTGAACTTTTATATCGCATTGGACATAGGCTGTTTTTTGAATACAGTTATGCTTCTTGCCAGAAGTTACGGATTGGGGACCGTTCCCCAAGCGGCATTATCCGCATTTCCGGAAGTCGTCCGAAAAGAATTGGGTCTGGCAGGATCCGAAAAAATTGTATGCGGTTTAAGTTTGGGTTATCCTAAACCGGATTCAACATTAAATAAGTTTCATACTCCAAGGGAAGAAGTTTCCGATTTAGTGAAATTTTACGCATAA
- the kdpF gene encoding K(+)-transporting ATPase subunit F — translation MSYTFLIVLVIALCGYLSFSILKPEKF, via the coding sequence TTGTCTTATACATTTCTGATCGTTTTAGTTATCGCATTATGCGGTTATCTCTCCTTCTCCATTTTAAAACCGGAAAAATTTTAG
- the kdpA gene encoding potassium-transporting ATPase subunit KdpA — MNGNDSIFFFLYFAVLFLFSPFLGIYIADVLKGKISERFTILSKFESFLYKISGIKEDQGSDWKVYLLDIGIFTLLSLALVVLGLHFQDLLPGNPEGKSGVSWDLAWNTSVSFVTNTNWQAYSGEVSLSYLSQMLLLGVQNFVSAGVGMAVFAAMARGMISKPGESSGIGNFYIDLTRSILYILLPISLLVAFVLVSQGVVMDFSKYVDSIGIEGHTVKIPLGPAASQIAIKQLGTNGGGFFGVNSAHPFENPTVFSNWVQCILILLLPGALPFAYGRWVGSWKAGLSVFFGMTLLFLLSLSISLWSESNFAGNWEGKETRFGIAQSVLWGMATTAASNGSVNSMHDSFSPLAGGLAVWNILLGEVVFGGVGVGLIGMLFYVVLTVFIAGLMVGRTPEYLGKKIEAKEVKLALLGVLVPGLCILLFTAFSLLHGSSLSSRTNMGPHGLTEILYAFASASGNNGSAFAGLNVNTPFYNITLSFCMLVGRFAVIIPALGLGGALLGKKIAPKGEGTFSTESPLFVLLLLSVIFLVGALTFLPVLVLGPGSEHIILHSGPKF, encoded by the coding sequence ATGAACGGAAACGACTCTATCTTCTTCTTTTTATATTTTGCAGTTCTATTTCTTTTTTCGCCCTTTTTAGGAATTTATATAGCGGATGTTCTCAAGGGAAAAATTTCCGAACGATTTACGATCCTTTCTAAATTCGAATCTTTCCTATATAAGATTTCTGGAATAAAAGAAGACCAAGGCTCCGATTGGAAAGTTTATCTGCTCGATATCGGGATTTTTACTCTTTTAAGTTTAGCCTTGGTCGTATTGGGCCTTCATTTTCAGGATCTTCTTCCCGGAAATCCGGAAGGTAAATCCGGAGTTTCCTGGGATCTGGCTTGGAATACTTCCGTGAGTTTTGTGACCAATACGAATTGGCAGGCTTACTCCGGCGAAGTTTCTCTTTCTTATTTAAGCCAGATGTTACTCCTAGGGGTGCAGAATTTTGTAAGCGCGGGAGTAGGGATGGCAGTATTTGCCGCTATGGCAAGAGGAATGATCTCTAAACCGGGAGAGTCATCCGGAATAGGGAACTTCTATATCGATCTAACCAGAAGTATATTATATATTCTTTTACCGATTTCGCTGCTCGTGGCATTCGTTTTAGTTTCTCAAGGAGTCGTAATGGATTTTTCCAAGTATGTGGATTCGATCGGGATCGAAGGTCATACGGTAAAAATTCCGCTCGGTCCTGCCGCTTCTCAAATAGCGATCAAACAATTGGGAACGAATGGAGGAGGATTTTTCGGAGTTAATTCCGCTCATCCTTTTGAGAACCCTACGGTCTTTTCCAATTGGGTACAATGTATTTTGATCCTGCTTCTCCCGGGAGCATTACCTTTTGCTTATGGAAGATGGGTCGGTTCCTGGAAGGCAGGACTTTCCGTCTTTTTCGGAATGACTCTTCTTTTTCTATTAAGTCTTTCCATATCCCTTTGGTCGGAAAGTAATTTTGCCGGCAATTGGGAAGGCAAGGAGACCAGATTCGGAATCGCCCAGAGTGTTCTATGGGGAATGGCGACTACTGCAGCATCTAACGGTTCAGTGAACTCAATGCACGATAGTTTTTCTCCTCTTGCGGGAGGATTAGCGGTTTGGAATATTCTTTTAGGTGAAGTTGTATTCGGCGGTGTAGGCGTTGGACTTATTGGAATGTTATTCTATGTAGTTCTTACCGTGTTTATCGCCGGACTTATGGTGGGTCGCACTCCAGAATATTTAGGAAAAAAAATTGAAGCAAAAGAAGTAAAACTTGCACTCCTAGGAGTTTTAGTCCCGGGACTTTGTATTCTTTTATTCACCGCATTTTCTCTTCTTCATGGATCCTCTCTTTCTTCTAGGACAAATATGGGGCCTCATGGTCTGACTGAAATTTTATACGCATTCGCATCAGCATCCGGGAATAACGGATCCGCATTCGCTGGTTTGAATGTGAATACTCCATTTTATAATATAACTCTTTCCTTTTGTATGCTTGTGGGGAGATTCGCGGTCATCATTCCTGCTTTGGGACTTGGAGGTGCTTTACTGGGCAAAAAGATCGCCCCAAAGGGAGAAGGTACTTTCTCCACGGAAAGTCCACTGTTTGTGTTACTTCTTCTTTCCGTGATCTTCTTGGTAGGAGCTCTGACATTTCTGCCCGTTTTGGTTTTGGGGCCCGGAAGTGAGCATATTATTTTGCATTCCGGCCCTAAGTTTTAA
- the kdpB gene encoding potassium-transporting ATPase subunit KdpB, with amino-acid sequence MKNKSTSFFQDPKFLLKAILDSFVKLDPRVQWKNPVMFIVYIGAILSSYDIVFHPVNLSFGLQISIWLWATVLFANFAEALAEGRGKAKAESLKKTRKESKANKLNGSSVIIVPSSELKTGDKVVCQAGDQIPGDGEVVEGIASVDESAITGESAPVIRESGGDRSAVTGGTKVLSDKIVVRITTDPGKTFIDKMISLVEGASRQKTPNEIALSILLSALSLVFLVAITSLVPVVFYSQKEGGGSLGLSGSFPALVGLLVCLIPTTIGGLLSAIGISGMDRLMRRNVIAKSGRAIEAAGDIDVLLLDKTGTITLGNRMATRFVPAPGISEKDLADAAQLASLSDETPEGRSIVVLAKEKFDLRGRNLSELGGGFVPFTAKSKMSGVDFDPDSEGKIRPSIRKGASESIRNHITGLGGEYPKEISDIVDEIAREGGTPLVVSQGRDILGVIHLKDIVKGGIKERFARLRQMGIRTVMITGDNALTAAAIAAEAGVDDFIAEATPETKLKRIREEQSGGKLVAMIGDGTNDAPALAQADVGVAMNTGTQTAREAGNMIDLDSNPTKLIEIVEIGKQLLMTRGSLTTFSIANDVSKYFVILPAMFAGLYPIGGVGALSILNILGFASPESAVLSAVIFNALILVFLVPLALKGVSYRPAGADSVLARNVFIYGFGGLILPFFGIKSIDLILGFTKGIFS; translated from the coding sequence ATGAAAAATAAAAGCACTTCCTTTTTCCAAGATCCAAAATTTTTACTAAAAGCGATCTTGGATTCTTTTGTAAAATTAGATCCGAGGGTCCAGTGGAAAAACCCAGTGATGTTTATCGTGTATATTGGGGCAATATTAAGTTCTTATGATATCGTTTTTCATCCGGTAAATTTAAGTTTCGGCCTGCAAATTTCTATTTGGTTATGGGCCACGGTTCTATTCGCGAATTTTGCGGAAGCATTGGCGGAAGGCAGAGGAAAGGCAAAAGCGGAGTCCTTGAAAAAAACGAGAAAGGAATCCAAGGCAAACAAATTAAACGGAAGTTCCGTTATTATAGTTCCTTCTTCCGAGTTAAAAACCGGAGACAAAGTGGTTTGTCAGGCAGGAGATCAGATCCCGGGCGACGGCGAGGTGGTAGAAGGTATCGCTTCCGTAGATGAGTCGGCTATTACAGGAGAGTCTGCGCCGGTGATCCGAGAATCAGGAGGAGATAGATCTGCGGTCACCGGGGGCACAAAAGTCCTAAGTGATAAGATCGTAGTTCGGATCACGACGGATCCTGGAAAAACTTTCATAGATAAGATGATCTCTCTTGTGGAAGGTGCTTCCAGACAGAAGACTCCGAACGAGATTGCGCTCTCCATTCTTCTTTCCGCATTATCTTTAGTGTTTTTGGTAGCGATCACTTCACTTGTTCCTGTGGTATTCTATAGTCAAAAAGAAGGAGGAGGAAGTCTGGGACTTTCCGGATCTTTTCCTGCGTTAGTTGGTCTTTTGGTATGTTTGATCCCTACCACGATAGGAGGGCTTTTATCTGCGATTGGGATCAGCGGTATGGACAGATTAATGAGAAGGAACGTAATCGCTAAATCCGGAAGAGCAATCGAAGCAGCGGGAGATATAGACGTTCTACTTTTAGATAAGACCGGAACGATCACTTTGGGAAACAGGATGGCGACCAGATTTGTTCCAGCTCCAGGAATTTCCGAAAAAGATCTGGCAGACGCCGCACAACTTGCATCACTTTCCGATGAAACTCCTGAAGGAAGATCCATCGTAGTACTTGCAAAAGAAAAATTCGATCTAAGAGGAAGGAATTTATCAGAGTTAGGAGGCGGCTTTGTTCCATTCACCGCTAAAAGTAAAATGAGCGGTGTGGACTTTGATCCTGACTCCGAAGGAAAAATAAGACCTTCGATCCGAAAGGGAGCATCCGAATCCATCCGAAATCATATTACAGGTTTAGGCGGAGAATATCCAAAAGAAATTTCTGATATAGTCGATGAGATCGCAAGAGAAGGAGGAACTCCTCTAGTAGTTTCTCAAGGCAGAGATATTTTAGGAGTAATTCATCTAAAAGATATAGTGAAAGGCGGGATCAAAGAAAGATTCGCGAGACTCCGGCAAATGGGGATCAGAACGGTGATGATCACCGGAGACAATGCTCTGACTGCCGCAGCAATCGCTGCAGAAGCCGGGGTGGACGATTTTATCGCGGAAGCAACTCCTGAAACAAAACTAAAACGTATCCGTGAAGAACAGTCCGGCGGAAAGCTCGTGGCTATGATAGGTGATGGAACGAATGACGCTCCGGCTTTAGCACAAGCGGATGTAGGTGTTGCGATGAATACCGGCACCCAAACTGCGAGAGAAGCAGGGAATATGATAGATCTGGATAGTAATCCTACTAAGCTGATCGAGATCGTAGAGATCGGAAAACAACTTTTGATGACAAGGGGTTCTTTGACCACTTTTAGTATAGCGAACGATGTTTCTAAATATTTTGTGATCCTGCCCGCAATGTTTGCCGGATTGTATCCGATCGGAGGAGTAGGTGCTTTATCTATTTTGAATATTCTAGGTTTTGCAAGTCCTGAGTCCGCAGTTTTAAGTGCAGTGATCTTTAATGCGCTTATTCTTGTGTTTTTGGTCCCTCTTGCATTAAAAGGTGTGAGTTATAGACCTGCCGGTGCGGATTCGGTTCTGGCCCGGAATGTGTTTATATACGGATTTGGCGGACTTATACTTCCATTCTTCGGGATCAAAAGTATAGATCTGATCTTAGGTTTTACTAAAGGGATATTTTCATGA
- the kdpC gene encoding potassium-transporting ATPase subunit KdpC, translating into MIRAVLQLGIWTLFCGIFYPAIVYGFSKLSFPKQSSGSLIEVDGKVIGSELLAQLFDSPQYFQSRPSAIGYDPSSSGASNLGPTSLDLSEKVEERRSFWVAKGGSEPVPLELLYSSGSGLDPHLSPEAVKYQIPIITKTKWISKERLERLVEESVESTEWGLFGPAKINILKLNLKLRSIYLDENILKN; encoded by the coding sequence ATGATAAGAGCGGTTTTACAATTAGGGATCTGGACTCTTTTTTGCGGTATATTCTATCCTGCTATCGTATATGGATTTTCTAAATTAAGTTTTCCTAAGCAAAGTTCAGGCTCCTTGATCGAGGTGGATGGAAAGGTAATCGGTTCCGAGTTATTAGCTCAGCTTTTCGATTCACCTCAATATTTTCAATCTAGACCTTCCGCAATAGGATATGATCCATCGTCTTCCGGGGCTTCTAATCTTGGGCCTACGAGCTTAGATCTTTCTGAAAAGGTGGAGGAAAGAAGATCTTTCTGGGTTGCAAAAGGAGGATCCGAACCTGTACCCTTAGAACTTTTATATTCTTCCGGAAGCGGATTGGATCCGCATTTAAGTCCGGAAGCCGTAAAATATCAAATCCCGATTATTACAAAAACGAAATGGATTTCGAAAGAAAGGTTGGAGCGATTGGTGGAAGAGTCCGTAGAATCTACCGAATGGGGACTATTCGGTCCTGCTAAGATCAATATTCTAAAATTGAATCTAAAGTTGAGATCTATTTATTTAGATGAGAATATTCTGAAAAATTAA
- a CDS encoding sensor histidine kinase — translation MRPPEENRPDPDELLSRIGAEGSKVRGKLKIFFGMAAGVGKTFEMLRDAQKAKSEGIDVWIGYLETHNRKETEAQAEGLSIIPRKRSKYKSVDLEEMDLDTILEKKPDLVLIDELAHTNVPGSRHPKRYQDVLEILDQGINVYSTLNVQHLESRANIVEEISGAPVSERVPDSILEIADEVELIDLVPDDLIKRLKEGKVYPSDKVPQALHSFFKVPNLTALRELSLNFTSKLVDRELSRLEPTKDSKLSDKILVAVSSSPQAANLIRYAKRIAFGLKCTWVAVHVDDGNVLTREEKDLLRENLGLARELGAEILNFSDRDPVLGTVRAINRTKATHVVIGRSSKSKLSRILTGGSFVDKLSEQPGDFQILLAPTEIIKERPKIRFGFFTKGTRSKPIQYFLSFLALLGITSFNLLLNIFAGYWSIGLVYLFFIMFVALFAGRGPVLVTASLSAVFWNFLFIPPKFTFYIEKVEDWMMFGTYFVLALVLGALTTRLRDREEALQTGEEALSGLYRLSVALSKTHSLDEIASVAIETIGDTFRCSVLILLADQDLYLSNIPHPKSGFKPDMKESALAAWTFQNRKPSGKDTDTVPMSKGLYLPLLTPGGCFGVIGLDREQKESLGLEEESLLFSMLNQIALALERIQLLGIRANAKLVEESEKFYSALFNSVSHDFRTPLTVIRASLDLLETVDNKNEREKSDLFSEIRIAYKKLDRLVGDLLDMSRLESGRLMLDLQWEDPVDLVNETIKIAEYEKGDHILSVQTDESMPLVRMDRRLMIQVLIHLLQNAFLHTEKNSTVVVRASVPKDHLLLTVEDNGSGIPPGQEDRIFEKFTKVSGSAQGTGLGLSICKGLVEAQGGKIWAENRQEGGARFLIRIPVLTFPPLEDSIV, via the coding sequence GTGAGACCTCCAGAAGAAAATAGGCCGGATCCGGACGAATTACTTTCCAGGATCGGGGCAGAAGGATCGAAAGTCAGGGGAAAGTTAAAAATTTTCTTCGGAATGGCCGCAGGTGTAGGTAAAACTTTTGAAATGCTTCGGGATGCTCAAAAAGCAAAATCGGAAGGGATCGATGTTTGGATCGGTTATTTAGAAACTCATAATAGAAAGGAAACGGAAGCTCAAGCCGAAGGTCTTTCTATCATTCCCAGAAAAAGATCCAAATATAAATCGGTGGATCTGGAGGAAATGGATCTGGATACAATTCTGGAAAAAAAACCGGACCTGGTCTTGATAGATGAGCTTGCTCATACAAATGTTCCCGGTTCCAGGCATCCTAAAAGATATCAGGATGTTTTGGAAATTTTGGACCAAGGAATAAATGTTTATTCTACTTTGAATGTGCAACATTTGGAAAGCAGGGCAAACATAGTGGAGGAAATTTCGGGAGCTCCTGTTTCCGAAAGGGTTCCTGATTCTATTTTAGAAATCGCTGATGAAGTGGAATTGATCGATCTTGTGCCGGACGATCTGATCAAACGTCTGAAAGAAGGAAAAGTTTATCCTTCCGATAAGGTTCCTCAGGCCTTACATTCTTTTTTTAAGGTCCCGAATCTGACCGCTCTCAGGGAACTTTCCTTAAATTTTACTTCTAAGCTGGTGGACCGGGAACTTTCTCGTTTGGAACCTACAAAGGATTCCAAACTTTCGGATAAAATTTTAGTAGCGGTATCTTCTTCTCCCCAAGCCGCTAATCTGATACGTTATGCAAAACGGATTGCGTTCGGATTAAAATGTACTTGGGTTGCGGTGCATGTGGACGATGGAAACGTATTAACCCGGGAAGAGAAGGATCTGCTAAGGGAAAACTTGGGTCTTGCAAGAGAGTTGGGTGCAGAGATCCTGAATTTTTCGGACAGAGATCCGGTTCTTGGAACAGTAAGAGCAATCAATCGGACTAAGGCAACTCATGTAGTCATAGGAAGAAGTAGTAAGTCCAAACTTTCTAGGATTTTAACGGGCGGTTCATTTGTAGATAAACTGAGCGAACAACCCGGAGATTTTCAGATACTTCTCGCTCCTACTGAAATTATTAAAGAAAGACCTAAGATCCGATTCGGATTTTTTACGAAAGGAACCAGATCCAAACCTATCCAATATTTTCTTTCCTTTCTGGCATTGCTTGGGATCACTTCCTTTAATCTTTTATTGAACATTTTCGCAGGTTATTGGTCTATCGGGCTCGTATATCTGTTTTTTATAATGTTTGTGGCTTTATTTGCTGGGCGGGGACCCGTTTTAGTCACCGCTTCTTTGAGCGCTGTTTTTTGGAATTTTCTGTTCATTCCTCCTAAGTTTACATTCTATATAGAAAAAGTAGAAGATTGGATGATGTTCGGAACTTATTTCGTATTAGCTTTAGTCTTAGGAGCTTTAACCACGAGATTAAGAGATAGAGAAGAGGCATTACAAACGGGAGAAGAGGCACTTTCGGGCCTATACAGACTTTCAGTTGCATTATCTAAAACTCATAGTTTGGATGAGATCGCATCCGTTGCGATAGAAACAATTGGGGACACATTCCGATGTTCCGTTTTGATCTTACTTGCAGATCAGGATTTGTATCTTTCTAATATTCCTCATCCTAAAAGCGGCTTTAAACCGGATATGAAAGAATCTGCTCTGGCTGCTTGGACCTTTCAGAATAGAAAACCATCCGGAAAGGATACGGATACCGTTCCGATGTCTAAAGGTTTATACCTTCCGTTACTCACTCCTGGCGGTTGTTTTGGAGTGATTGGATTAGATAGAGAACAGAAAGAAAGTTTAGGATTAGAAGAAGAGAGTCTTCTGTTTTCTATGTTAAACCAAATTGCTTTGGCATTAGAAAGGATACAACTACTTGGAATTCGTGCAAACGCTAAGCTGGTAGAAGAATCTGAAAAATTTTATTCCGCATTATTCAATTCGGTCAGCCATGATTTTAGGACTCCATTGACCGTAATCCGTGCTTCTTTGGATCTACTAGAAACGGTAGATAATAAAAACGAAAGGGAGAAGTCCGACTTATTTTCGGAGATCAGGATTGCTTATAAAAAATTGGACAGATTAGTAGGAGATCTACTGGATATGTCCAGGTTAGAATCCGGAAGATTGATGCTGGACCTCCAATGGGAAGATCCTGTGGACTTGGTGAATGAAACGATCAAGATCGCTGAGTATGAAAAGGGAGATCATATATTATCAGTCCAAACGGATGAAAGTATGCCTCTTGTCAGAATGGATAGAAGATTGATGATCCAAGTTTTGATCCATCTTTTGCAAAACGCTTTTTTACATACTGAAAAGAACAGCACGGTCGTGGTAAGAGCAAGTGTTCCTAAAGATCATCTGCTATTGACCGTAGAGGATAATGGATCCGGAATTCCTCCCGGACAGGAAGATAGAATTTTTGAGAAGTTCACCAAAGTTTCCGGATCCGCGCAAGGCACAGGATTAGGACTCTCTATCTGTAAGGGACTTGTGGAAGCACAAGGCGGAAAGATCTGGGCGGAGAATAGACAAGAAGGAGGGGCAAGATTTCTGATCCGGATCCCGGTGCTTACTTTTCCTCCTTTGGAGGATTCGATTGTCTAG
- a CDS encoding response regulator, giving the protein MSSPIILLIDDEIQIRRLLRVALEKEGYRVEEAISVDDALSKVYMLRPDSIILDLGLPEKGGEEFLKKIRESGSKIPVLVLSVRDSEKDKIFLLDSGADDYLTKPFGVGELLARIRVLLRHSSPEKTDVKVRIGLLELDFGTRKVLKEGREVRLTPTEYSFLKLLATYPGKIVTQTQILKELWGPNQTAESGYLRVYVNQIRKKIEKDPSNPEILITEPGVGYFLRSNE; this is encoded by the coding sequence TTGTCTAGTCCTATTATATTGCTCATAGACGATGAGATCCAGATCCGTCGATTACTCAGAGTCGCTCTTGAAAAAGAAGGATATAGGGTAGAAGAAGCAATCTCAGTGGACGATGCATTATCAAAAGTTTATATGCTTCGTCCTGATTCTATCATCTTAGATCTAGGTTTACCGGAAAAAGGCGGAGAAGAATTCCTAAAGAAGATCAGAGAGTCAGGTTCAAAAATACCGGTATTAGTTTTAAGCGTTAGAGATTCCGAAAAAGATAAGATCTTTTTGTTGGATAGCGGTGCGGATGATTATCTTACTAAACCTTTTGGGGTTGGAGAATTACTTGCTAGGATCAGAGTATTATTAAGACATTCTTCACCCGAAAAAACGGATGTTAAAGTAAGGATCGGACTTTTGGAATTGGATTTCGGGACTAGGAAAGTTTTGAAAGAAGGTAGGGAAGTGAGACTAACTCCTACAGAATATTCTTTTCTAAAATTGCTGGCGACTTATCCGGGAAAGATAGTGACCCAGACCCAGATCTTAAAAGAACTCTGGGGTCCGAATCAAACGGCAGAATCAGGATATTTGAGAGTTTATGTGAACCAGATCCGTAAAAAAATAGAAAAAGATCCGAGTAATCCTGAGATTTTGATCACAGAACCCGGGGTGGGATATTTTTTGAGATCAAACGAGTAA